The Corvus hawaiiensis isolate bCorHaw1 chromosome 2, bCorHaw1.pri.cur, whole genome shotgun sequence genome includes a window with the following:
- the SLC35A5 gene encoding probable UDP-sugar transporter protein SLC35A5: MKLEWCSRFALCSKTTSQTFLLGGMFIALGSSRILLMKYSANEDNKYDYLPTTVNMCSEVVKVVLCVVLALWNRKKEKGCMDHLSECFSWKNVCNSMKWSIPAFLYFLDNLIVFYVLSYLQPAMAVLFSNFVIITTALLFRIVLKRRLSWVQWASLVILFLSIVALTRGTGGHQHSLAAHGLHHSMFFRPSNHCLLSTGPEEACVEKGDCAPPSFLHSFQWNVTSTMAGALKPLRLSLGHLLILVQCFVSALANIYNEKMLKDVDQLGESIFTQNSKLYAFGVLFNGLMLALQAKDRRQIGNCGFFYGHNIFSVALIFVTAFLGLSVAFILKFRDNMFHVMTAQINTVIITTVSFIIFDFRPSLEFFLEAPVVLLSIFIYNASKARGLEYATLRERGKLIKGDAWERSSGDGEEFERLNKPSSDIDTDEDSL; encoded by the exons ATAACAAATATGATTACCTTCCTACAACAGTGAACATGTGTTCTGAAGTAGTGAAAGTGGTCCTCTGTGTGGTGTTGGCACTCTGGAATAGGAAAAAAG aaaaggGTTGTATGGATCATCTCTCTGAATGTTTTTCCTGGAAGAATGTATGTAATTCCATGAAATGGTCCATCCCTGCCTTTCTTTACTTTCTGGATAATTTGATTGTCTTCTACGTACTGTCCTACCTCCAGCCA GCAATGGCTGTACTCTTCTCAAATTTTGTCATTATAACAACAGCTCTTCTCTTCAGGATAGTGCTAAA GCGAAGACTCTCTTGGGTACAATGGGCGTCTCTGGTGATTTTATTCCTGTCCATCGTTGCCCTGACTCGAGGAACTGGAGGCCATCAGCACAGCTTGGCTGCACATGGACTTCATCACAGTATGTTTTTTAGGCCATCTAACCACTGCCTTCTCTCTACTGGACCTGAGGAAGCATGCGTGGAAAAGGGCGACTGCGCACCACCAAGTTTCCTTCACAGCTTCCAGTGGAATGTGACCAGTACCATGGCAGGAGCATTGAAGCCTCTCCGCCTCAGCCTGGGCCATCTGCTTATTCTAGTGCAGTGCTTTGTGTCTGCCCTGGCTAACATCTACAATGAAAAGATGCTGAAAGATGTGGATCAGCTTGGGGAAAGTATCTTCACGCAGAACAGCAAGCTCTATGCCTTTGGGGTGCTGTTCAATGGGCTCATGCTGGCGCTGCAGGCTAAGGACCGGAGACAGATAGGGAACTGTGGCTTCTTTTATGGGCACAACATCTTCTCCGTGGCTCTTATATTTGTCACAGCTTTCCTGGGGCTGTCTGTAGCCTTCATCTTGAAGTTCCGAGACAACATGTTCCATGTTATGACTGCTCAGATCAACACTGTCATCATCACCACTGTGTCTTTCATCATCTTTGACTTCAGGCCTTCTCTAGAGTTCTTTTTGGAAGCTCCTGTAGTGCTTCTCTCCATATTCATTTATAATGCCAGTAAAGCAAGAGGCTTGGAATATGCCACTCTGCGGGAAAGGGGAAAACTCATCAAAGGAGATGCCTGGGAGAGGTCAAGTGGG GATGGAGAAGAATTTGAGAGGTTGAACAAACCAAGCAGTGACATCGATACAGATGAAGATTCCCTCTAG